One genomic region from Paroceanicella profunda encodes:
- the miaA gene encoding tRNA (adenosine(37)-N6)-dimethylallyltransferase MiaA, which produces MTAILIAGPTASGKSALALALAAETGGTIVNADALQVYADWRVLTARPSAQDEAQAPHRLYGGVGFREAWSAGHWLRAVTALMAEVETPIFVGGTGLYFLALTEGLAEIPETPPEIRARGDALRREAGRDGLAAILAERDPATLARLDRLNPMRLQRAWEVLETTGRPLSAWQDETPPPLIPPGTGLRLQMAPDTDWLNARIDRRFDAMLAEGALEEARALLPVWDPARPAAYALGARELIAHLRGEMPLEEAAALARTGTRQYAKRQRSWFRSRMRDWRQIDPRALPPLTELLGS; this is translated from the coding sequence ATGACCGCGATCCTGATCGCCGGGCCCACGGCCTCCGGCAAGTCCGCCCTCGCCCTCGCCCTCGCCGCCGAGACCGGCGGAACCATCGTGAACGCCGATGCGCTGCAGGTCTACGCGGACTGGCGCGTGCTCACCGCCCGCCCCTCGGCGCAGGACGAGGCGCAGGCGCCGCACCGGCTTTACGGCGGGGTGGGCTTCCGCGAGGCCTGGTCGGCCGGGCACTGGCTGCGGGCGGTCACCGCCCTGATGGCGGAGGTGGAGACGCCGATCTTCGTCGGCGGCACCGGTCTCTACTTCCTCGCCCTCACCGAGGGGCTGGCCGAGATCCCCGAAACTCCGCCCGAAATCCGCGCCCGGGGCGATGCGCTGCGCCGCGAGGCGGGGCGCGACGGGCTGGCCGCCATCCTCGCGGAGCGTGATCCGGCGACGCTCGCGCGCCTCGACCGGCTGAACCCGATGCGCCTGCAGCGCGCCTGGGAGGTGCTGGAGACCACCGGCCGCCCGCTCTCGGCCTGGCAGGACGAGACCCCGCCGCCGCTCATCCCGCCCGGCACCGGCCTGCGCCTGCAGATGGCGCCGGACACCGACTGGCTGAACGCCCGCATCGACCGGCGCTTCGACGCGATGCTGGCAGAGGGCGCGCTCGAGGAGGCCCGCGCCCTGCTGCCGGTCTGGGACCCGGCGCGCCCGGCGGCCTATGCCCTGGGCGCGCGCGAGCTCATCGCGCACCTGCGGGGCGAGATGCCGCTGGAGGAGGCCGCGGCCCTCGCCCGCACCGGCACCCGGCAATACGCGAAGCGCCAGCGCTCCTGGTTCCGCAGCAGGATGCGCGACTGGCGCCAGATCGACCCCCGCGCCCTGCCCCCGCTCACGGAACTGCTCGGCTCCTGA
- a CDS encoding response regulator transcription factor has product MTRRVLIIEDEPNIIESLAWLLGREGFDVTSEQDGAAALDRIAREAPDLVILDVMLPQCDGFEILRAIRAGKTTARTPVIMLTARGQARDRDTAEKLGVDLFITKPFLNSHVVESARRLAARTAP; this is encoded by the coding sequence GTGACGCGCCGCGTACTCATCATCGAGGATGAGCCGAACATCATCGAGTCGCTGGCATGGCTGCTGGGGCGCGAAGGTTTCGACGTGACCAGCGAGCAGGACGGCGCCGCCGCCCTTGACCGCATCGCGCGGGAAGCCCCGGACCTGGTGATCCTCGACGTGATGCTGCCGCAATGCGACGGGTTCGAGATCCTCCGCGCCATCCGCGCCGGGAAGACCACCGCCCGCACCCCGGTCATCATGCTCACCGCGCGCGGCCAGGCGCGGGACCGCGACACCGCCGAGAAGCTGGGCGTGGACCTGTTCATCACCAAGCCGTTCCTGAATTCCCACGTGGTGGAGAGCGCGCGCCGGCTGGCCGCCCGCACCGCGCCGTGA
- a CDS encoding ATP-binding protein, with product MSSNLIIGVCTAYVVLLFAVAFVADRRARRGRLDWLQSPLVYTLSISVYCTGWTFYGAVGSAARSGLEFVAIYTGPVIVFIGWWWFLRKLVRIGRLQRITSIADLVSSRYGKSNTLAVLVTVLAVVASTPYIALQLQSLTLSFTVFAPAREGIPPDGAGFWIAAGLALFTILFGTRNVDANERHHGVVTAIALEAVIKLVALVAVGLFVVFGLGGGPGQVFADMPPALAAPESFGARWLTITLLSAAAVICLPRMFQVTVVENVDERHLATAAWAFPLYLLLICLFVLPIAVTGLALLPAGSNPDMFVLTLPLMAGQDVLALVALIGGFSSATSMVIVATIALSTMVSNHIIMPIWLRFTSDETKTSGDVRAMLLISRRASIIVLLLLGYVYFRASGGSAALASIGLVAFTGVAQILPSLVAGVFWRGATRPAALAAIAAGFAIWVYTLLLPSFEAGLGAPGILAHGPWGIAALRPQALFGLEGVDPLAHALFWSMSVNVAVLVGVSLVTLPSPLERLQAALFVDVFRMQTVAPGAYIRRYATSEDLFTLAQRILGTVPAHRLFTELARDQGLPAGLPRPDDALIERLERDLAGAVGAASAHAMVGQIASGETISMDALISIADETAQIVEYSHRLEEKSRELEETAAELRLANIRLQELGEQRDAFLAQVSHELRTPMTSIRSFSDILRENRDLPPEQARRFLGIINDESQRLTRLLDEILDLGFLESRRVAWELEEVDLEDVLDRALSATEALTARSGLRITRSPRQRDAVVMAQRDRLAQVFINLISNAVKYAGSEAALALTIHAGPGGITVDVADDGPGVPAGDAEQIFEKFARARGLSDSRGAGLGLPISREIMRNFGGDLTLRSSRRGAIFRVSLARPAAPAAARPPAARPRADSPQTRVRAATSPET from the coding sequence ATCTCCTCCAACCTGATCATCGGCGTGTGCACGGCCTATGTCGTGCTGCTGTTCGCCGTGGCCTTCGTGGCGGACCGGCGAGCGCGGCGCGGGCGGCTGGACTGGCTGCAGTCGCCGCTGGTCTACACGCTCTCCATCTCGGTCTACTGCACCGGCTGGACCTTCTACGGCGCCGTGGGCTCCGCCGCGCGCTCGGGGCTGGAGTTCGTGGCGATCTACACCGGCCCGGTGATCGTGTTCATCGGCTGGTGGTGGTTCCTGCGCAAGCTGGTGCGCATCGGGCGGCTGCAGCGCATCACCTCGATCGCCGATCTCGTCTCCTCGCGCTACGGCAAGTCGAACACGCTGGCGGTGCTGGTGACCGTGCTCGCCGTGGTCGCCTCCACCCCCTACATCGCGCTGCAGCTCCAGTCCCTCACGCTGAGCTTCACCGTGTTCGCCCCGGCGCGCGAGGGCATCCCGCCCGATGGCGCGGGCTTCTGGATCGCGGCGGGGCTCGCGCTCTTCACCATCCTCTTCGGCACCCGCAACGTGGACGCGAACGAGCGCCACCACGGCGTGGTGACCGCCATCGCGCTGGAGGCGGTGATCAAGCTGGTCGCCCTCGTGGCGGTGGGGCTGTTCGTGGTGTTCGGGCTGGGCGGCGGGCCCGGCCAGGTGTTCGCCGACATGCCCCCCGCGCTGGCCGCGCCGGAGAGTTTCGGCGCGCGCTGGCTCACCATCACCCTGCTCTCCGCCGCCGCGGTCATCTGCCTGCCGCGCATGTTCCAGGTGACGGTGGTGGAGAACGTGGACGAGCGCCACCTCGCCACCGCCGCCTGGGCCTTCCCGCTCTACCTGCTGCTGATCTGCCTCTTCGTGCTGCCCATCGCGGTGACCGGGCTGGCGCTGCTGCCCGCGGGCTCGAACCCGGACATGTTCGTGCTCACCCTGCCGCTGATGGCCGGCCAGGACGTGCTGGCGCTGGTGGCGCTGATCGGCGGGTTCTCCTCGGCCACCTCCATGGTGATCGTGGCGACCATCGCGCTGTCGACCATGGTCTCCAACCACATCATCATGCCGATCTGGCTGCGCTTCACCTCCGACGAGACCAAGACCTCCGGTGACGTGCGCGCCATGCTGCTGATCAGCCGGCGGGCCAGCATCATCGTGCTGCTGCTGCTGGGCTACGTGTATTTCCGGGCCTCCGGCGGCTCCGCCGCGCTGGCCTCCATCGGGCTGGTGGCCTTCACCGGGGTGGCGCAGATCCTGCCCAGCCTGGTGGCCGGGGTGTTCTGGCGCGGTGCCACCCGGCCCGCGGCGCTGGCCGCCATTGCCGCGGGCTTCGCCATCTGGGTCTACACGCTGCTGCTGCCGAGCTTCGAGGCGGGGCTGGGCGCGCCCGGCATCCTGGCCCACGGCCCCTGGGGCATCGCCGCGCTGCGCCCGCAGGCGCTGTTCGGGCTGGAGGGGGTGGACCCGCTGGCCCATGCGCTGTTCTGGTCGATGAGCGTGAACGTGGCGGTGCTCGTGGGGGTGAGCCTCGTCACCCTGCCCAGCCCGCTGGAGCGGCTGCAGGCGGCGCTCTTCGTCGACGTGTTCCGCATGCAGACCGTCGCTCCCGGCGCCTACATCCGCCGCTACGCCACCTCGGAGGACCTGTTCACCCTGGCCCAGCGCATCCTGGGCACCGTGCCCGCGCACCGGCTGTTCACCGAGCTTGCCCGCGACCAGGGCCTTCCCGCCGGCCTGCCGCGCCCCGACGACGCGCTGATCGAGCGGCTGGAGCGCGACCTGGCCGGCGCGGTGGGCGCGGCCTCGGCCCATGCGATGGTGGGCCAGATCGCCTCGGGCGAGACCATCTCCATGGACGCGCTCATCTCCATCGCCGACGAAACCGCGCAGATCGTGGAATACTCCCACCGGCTGGAGGAGAAGTCGCGCGAGCTGGAGGAGACCGCAGCCGAGCTGCGCCTCGCCAACATCCGCCTGCAGGAACTGGGCGAGCAGCGCGACGCCTTCCTCGCCCAGGTGAGCCACGAGCTGCGCACGCCGATGACCTCCATCCGCTCCTTCTCCGACATCCTGCGTGAGAACCGCGACCTGCCGCCGGAGCAGGCCCGCCGCTTCCTCGGCATCATCAACGACGAGAGCCAGCGCCTCACCCGGCTGCTGGACGAGATCCTCGACCTGGGCTTCCTCGAGAGCCGCCGCGTGGCCTGGGAGCTGGAAGAGGTGGACCTGGAGGACGTGCTGGACCGCGCCCTCTCGGCCACGGAGGCGCTCACCGCCCGCTCCGGCCTGCGCATCACCCGCTCGCCCCGCCAGCGCGACGCGGTGGTGATGGCCCAGCGCGACAGGCTGGCCCAGGTGTTCATCAACCTCATCTCCAACGCGGTGAAATACGCGGGCTCCGAGGCGGCGCTGGCGCTCACCATCCATGCCGGGCCCGGGGGGATCACCGTGGACGTGGCGGATGACGGGCCGGGCGTGCCGGCCGGCGACGCGGAGCAGATCTTCGAGAAGTTCGCCCGCGCCCGGGGCCTCTCCGACAGCCGCGGCGCCGGGCTCGGCCTGCCGATCAGCCGCGAGATCATGCGCAACTTCGGCGGCGACCTCACCCTGCGCAGCAGCCGGCGCGGGGCGATCTTCCGCGTCTCCCTCGCCCGCCCCGCGGCCCCGGCAGCGGCGAGGCCCCCGGCAGCCAGACCCCGCGCCGACTCCCCGCAGACCCGGGTGCGCGCCGCCACTTCGCCGGAAACCTGA
- a CDS encoding substrate-binding protein: MSGNRFTRRGLLKTGATLGVGLAAPSFFVRGANAYVNEPTGGTVTLGFNVPQTGPYADEGADQLRAYKLAVMHLNGEGDGGMLNTFSSKALKGNGILGKKVAYVTGDTQTKSDAARAAAKAMIEKDRAVMITGGSSSGVAVAVQGLCQEAGVIFMAGLTHSNDTTGKDRKKNGFRHFFNAYMSAAALAPVLKEAYGTDRRAYHLTADYTWGWTQEESIAASTEAIGWETVQKVRTPLGAGDFSQYITPVLNSGADVLILNHYGKDMVNSLTQAVQFGLRDKQVNGKQFEIVVPLYSELMAQGAGENVKGIYGSANWDWKLPDEATQAFTKSFGQEYGSPPSQAAQTGYVQAILYADAVERAGSFNPCDVISALEDFEFDGLGNGPTLYRGADHQCFKKVLVVKGAENPTNQYDLLEVVSEVPTDEVTYAPDHPMFAGGELGSCNPGA; this comes from the coding sequence ATGTCGGGTAACAGATTCACGCGTCGTGGGCTGCTGAAGACCGGTGCCACTCTGGGCGTGGGGCTCGCCGCCCCGTCGTTCTTCGTGCGCGGCGCGAACGCCTATGTCAACGAACCCACGGGCGGCACGGTCACCCTCGGGTTCAACGTGCCGCAGACCGGCCCCTACGCCGACGAAGGCGCCGACCAGCTCCGCGCCTACAAGCTCGCCGTCATGCATCTCAACGGCGAGGGCGACGGCGGCATGCTCAACACCTTCTCCTCGAAGGCGCTGAAGGGCAACGGCATCCTGGGCAAGAAGGTGGCCTATGTCACCGGCGACACCCAGACCAAGTCCGACGCCGCCCGCGCCGCCGCCAAGGCGATGATCGAGAAGGACCGGGCGGTGATGATCACCGGCGGCTCCTCCTCCGGCGTGGCCGTCGCCGTACAGGGCCTGTGCCAGGAGGCGGGGGTCATCTTCATGGCCGGCCTCACCCATTCGAACGACACCACCGGCAAGGACCGCAAGAAGAACGGCTTCCGCCACTTCTTCAACGCCTACATGTCGGCCGCCGCGCTCGCCCCCGTGCTCAAGGAGGCCTATGGCACCGACCGGCGCGCCTATCACCTCACCGCCGACTACACCTGGGGCTGGACCCAGGAGGAGAGCATCGCCGCCTCCACCGAGGCGATCGGCTGGGAGACAGTGCAGAAGGTACGCACCCCGCTCGGCGCCGGCGACTTCTCGCAGTACATCACCCCGGTGCTCAACTCCGGCGCCGACGTGCTGATCCTGAACCACTACGGCAAGGACATGGTGAACTCGCTCACCCAGGCCGTGCAGTTCGGCCTGCGCGACAAGCAGGTGAACGGCAAGCAGTTCGAGATCGTGGTGCCGCTCTACTCCGAGCTGATGGCCCAGGGCGCGGGCGAGAACGTGAAGGGCATCTACGGCTCGGCGAACTGGGACTGGAAGCTGCCGGACGAGGCCACCCAGGCCTTCACCAAGTCCTTCGGGCAGGAATACGGCTCTCCCCCCTCCCAGGCCGCGCAGACCGGCTACGTGCAGGCGATCCTCTATGCCGATGCGGTGGAGCGCGCGGGCTCCTTCAACCCCTGCGACGTGATCTCGGCGCTGGAGGATTTCGAGTTCGACGGGCTGGGCAACGGCCCCACGCTCTACCGCGGCGCCGACCACCAGTGCTTCAAGAAGGTGCTCGTGGTGAAGGGGGCGGAGAACCCGACCAACCAGTACGACCTGCTGGAAGTCGTCTCCGAGGTGCCCACGGACGAGGTCACCTACGCCCCCGACCACCCGATGTTCGCCGGCGGCGAGCTCGGCTCGTGCAACCCGGGCGCCTGA
- the pobA gene encoding 4-hydroxybenzoate 3-monooxygenase has protein sequence MRTQVVIIGGGPSGLLLSQILHLAGVENVVLERRSQDYVLGRIRAGVLEWGTVEMLRAAGVGARMDREGFVHEGTFLAARNAQFRVDFVQRAGKPVMVYGQTEVTRDLYHARAAAGGLVVHEAEAVTPHGLESEHPWVTYVKAGTEERIDCDYVIGCDGFHGVSRGCIPRTVLRETERVYPFGWLGVLSETPPVSHELIYANHSRGFALCSMRNAHLSRYYLQVPVGDHVENWSDDAFWDELRRRIPHEAAETLVTGPSIEKSIAPLRSYVAEPMRWGRLFLCGDAAHIVPPTGAKGLNLAMSDVHYLSEALIAHYRDNEPGGLDTYSERALARVWKATRFSWWMTTTLHRFEDQGAFGQRIQEAEIDYLAGSPAAQAVMAENYVGLPF, from the coding sequence ATGCGTACACAGGTCGTGATCATCGGAGGGGGGCCCTCGGGGCTGCTCCTGAGCCAGATCCTGCACCTTGCAGGCGTGGAAAACGTGGTGCTTGAGCGGCGCAGCCAGGACTATGTTCTGGGGCGCATCCGGGCGGGTGTCCTGGAATGGGGCACGGTCGAAATGCTGCGCGCCGCGGGCGTGGGCGCCCGGATGGACCGGGAGGGATTCGTTCACGAGGGCACTTTCCTTGCCGCGCGCAATGCCCAGTTCAGAGTCGATTTTGTCCAACGCGCCGGCAAGCCGGTGATGGTCTACGGCCAGACGGAGGTGACCCGGGACCTCTATCACGCCCGCGCCGCCGCCGGGGGGCTGGTGGTCCACGAGGCCGAGGCCGTCACCCCGCACGGGCTCGAGTCCGAGCACCCATGGGTGACCTATGTGAAGGCCGGTACCGAAGAGCGGATCGACTGCGATTACGTCATCGGCTGCGACGGGTTCCACGGGGTGAGCCGCGGCTGCATTCCCCGGACCGTGCTGCGCGAAACCGAGCGGGTGTATCCCTTCGGCTGGCTGGGCGTCCTGTCGGAGACGCCGCCGGTCAGCCATGAGCTGATCTATGCCAACCACAGCCGCGGCTTCGCGCTCTGCTCCATGCGCAACGCCCATCTCAGCCGCTACTACCTGCAGGTGCCGGTGGGCGATCATGTCGAGAACTGGTCCGACGACGCGTTCTGGGACGAGCTGCGCCGCCGCATTCCGCATGAGGCCGCCGAGACGCTGGTCACCGGGCCGTCGATCGAGAAGTCCATCGCCCCATTGCGCTCCTACGTGGCCGAGCCCATGCGCTGGGGCCGGTTGTTCCTGTGCGGCGATGCCGCCCATATCGTGCCGCCCACCGGCGCGAAGGGGCTCAACCTCGCCATGTCCGACGTGCACTATCTCTCCGAAGCGTTGATCGCGCATTACCGCGACAATGAGCCGGGCGGGCTCGACACCTATTCCGAGCGCGCGCTGGCGCGGGTGTGGAAGGCCACGCGCTTCTCGTGGTGGATGACCACGACCCTGCACCGCTTCGAGGACCAGGGCGCCTTCGGCCAGCGGATCCAGGAGGCCGAGATCGACTATCTCGCCGGCTCGCCGGCCGCGCAGGCGGTGATGGCGGAGAACTACGTGGGCCTGCCGTTCTGA
- a CDS encoding XRE family transcriptional regulator, which produces MPGSLAGLRIRERRLALGLTQVDLAARAGISPSYLNLIEKNRRAVAGRVLLALARALDMPPADFTGAAEQGLLAALQEAATAHGVETARTEDLIGRFPDWARLLAGMLDESQRLRRAVTALSDRLAHDPFLGQSVHEILTNVTAIRSTTDILADPGEMSAAQRGRFHDILAQESARLTEVAQALATYFDSAATATAPAATPEEALDQFLDAHEHQFPALDADPGADLAPLLEHEALGSAPARRLAEAHLARYAADARLLPLAEFAARAAELRHDPLRLAAVFAVPPERVFRRLATLRRDGLEAPPMACLQVSAAGHVLMRRPLPGLPLPRHGRGCPLWPLFDALSHPGEPRAATCALPDGAEYLALALATPLVPPGFGARPVWQGSMLLVPLVLARRADMAAPPGEVPPEPVGPGPGCRMCPRQTCVARAEPSVLS; this is translated from the coding sequence ATGCCGGGATCTCTGGCCGGCCTGCGCATCCGCGAACGCCGCCTCGCGCTCGGCCTCACCCAGGTCGATCTGGCGGCGCGGGCGGGCATTTCGCCGTCCTATCTCAATCTCATCGAGAAGAATCGCCGTGCGGTGGCGGGGCGCGTGCTGCTCGCGCTCGCCCGGGCGCTGGACATGCCGCCGGCCGATTTCACCGGCGCGGCCGAGCAGGGGCTGCTCGCCGCCCTGCAGGAAGCCGCCACCGCCCACGGGGTGGAGACCGCCCGGACGGAGGATCTCATCGGCCGGTTCCCGGACTGGGCGCGCCTGCTCGCGGGGATGCTGGACGAGAGCCAGCGCCTGCGCCGCGCGGTCACCGCGCTGTCGGACCGGCTGGCGCATGACCCGTTCCTCGGGCAGTCGGTGCACGAGATCCTCACCAACGTCACCGCCATCCGCTCGACCACCGACATCCTGGCGGACCCGGGCGAGATGAGCGCCGCCCAGCGCGGCCGGTTCCACGACATTCTCGCCCAGGAGAGCGCCCGGCTCACCGAAGTGGCGCAGGCGCTGGCGACCTATTTCGATTCCGCCGCGACGGCCACCGCCCCGGCGGCCACGCCGGAGGAGGCGCTGGACCAGTTCCTCGACGCGCATGAGCACCAGTTCCCCGCGCTCGACGCCGATCCGGGCGCGGATCTCGCCCCGCTGCTGGAGCACGAGGCGTTGGGGTCCGCCCCGGCCCGGCGGTTGGCGGAGGCGCATCTCGCGCGCTATGCCGCCGATGCCCGGCTGCTGCCGCTTGCCGAGTTCGCCGCCCGCGCGGCGGAGCTGCGCCATGACCCGCTGCGGCTGGCCGCGGTCTTCGCCGTGCCACCGGAGCGGGTGTTCCGCCGCCTCGCCACCCTGCGGCGCGACGGGCTGGAGGCCCCGCCCATGGCCTGCCTGCAGGTGAGCGCCGCCGGTCATGTGCTGATGCGCCGCCCCCTGCCCGGCCTGCCGCTGCCCCGCCACGGGCGCGGCTGCCCGCTCTGGCCGTTGTTCGACGCGCTGAGCCACCCGGGAGAGCCGCGCGCCGCCACCTGTGCGCTGCCCGACGGGGCGGAATACCTCGCCCTCGCCCTCGCCACGCCGCTGGTGCCGCCGGGCTTCGGGGCGCGGCCGGTCTGGCAGGGCTCGATGCTTCTGGTGCCGCTGGTGCTGGCCCGCCGGGCCGACATGGCGGCCCCGCCGGGGGAGGTTCCGCCCGAACCGGTCGGCCCCGGCCCCGGCTGCCGGATGTGCCCGCGCCAGACCTGCGTGGCGCGCGCGGAGCCCTCCGTGCTGTCCTGA
- a CDS encoding helix-turn-helix domain-containing protein, producing MAIPSFELFGEADTTGDMPDVLHCESIAARSRIYDWSFVAHRHHGLHQFFWVSRGGGRVSIDGEPQGFGPHTLLFIPRLCVHGFAFTPGTSGWVVTLPASMPLPVPETPQVLKVNGVSDPASVTGIFSAIADEHSHERPGRAEALQAHAMLLSVWVMRAMEARETPPDSPRRKLMRRFGTLLEENYRQHWQVDRYAETLAVTPTHLTRTCREVTGKAASSLIQDRVLLEARRQLAYTDMRVSEIAQDLGYQDPAYFTRIFTNKVGRTPTAFRQAPGLGAPDRGEATS from the coding sequence ATGGCGATCCCCAGCTTCGAGCTTTTCGGCGAGGCGGACACCACCGGCGACATGCCGGACGTACTGCACTGCGAATCCATCGCGGCGCGCAGCCGGATCTACGACTGGTCCTTCGTGGCGCACAGGCACCACGGGCTGCACCAGTTCTTCTGGGTGTCGCGCGGCGGCGGACGGGTGAGCATCGACGGCGAGCCGCAGGGCTTCGGGCCGCATACGCTGCTGTTCATTCCGCGGCTCTGCGTGCACGGCTTCGCCTTCACGCCCGGCACCTCGGGATGGGTGGTGACCCTGCCCGCCTCCATGCCGCTGCCGGTGCCCGAAACACCGCAGGTGCTCAAGGTGAACGGCGTGTCCGATCCGGCCTCCGTCACCGGCATCTTCTCCGCCATCGCCGACGAGCACTCCCATGAACGCCCGGGCCGGGCAGAGGCGCTGCAGGCGCATGCCATGCTGCTCAGCGTCTGGGTGATGCGGGCGATGGAGGCGCGCGAAACCCCGCCCGACAGCCCGCGCCGGAAGCTCATGCGCCGCTTCGGCACCCTGCTGGAGGAGAACTACCGCCAGCACTGGCAGGTGGACCGCTATGCCGAGACCCTCGCCGTCACGCCCACGCATCTCACCCGCACGTGCAGGGAGGTGACCGGCAAGGCCGCCTCCTCGCTGATCCAGGACCGGGTGCTTCTGGAGGCCCGGCGCCAGCTTGCCTACACCGACATGCGGGTTTCGGAGATCGCGCAGGACCTCGGCTACCAGGACCCGGCGTATTTCACCCGGATCTTCACCAACAAGGTCGGCCGCACCCCGACCGCCTTCCGCCAGGCCCCGGGCCTCGGCGCGCCGGACCGGGGCGAAGCCACCTCCTGA
- a CDS encoding aminotransferase, whose product MPQFAPNSWEARADDNVMYGFTDLPSLHARGPVVLTHGTGINVHDVHGRSYLDANSGLWNMVAGFDHKGLAEAAKAQYDRFPGYHAFFGRLSDKTVELSEKLVEVSPFESGKVFFTNSGSEANDTMVKMLWFINTVMGRPEKRKIITRFNAYHGVTAVSASMTAKPYNQWFGLPLADFVHVECPHYWREGQPGESEAAFVARLAASLESRILAEGPETIAGFFAEPVMGAGGVIVPPMAYFPAVQAVLRKYDIPLISDEVICGFGRTGTVWGCESFGFQPDAIISSKNLTAGYFPMGAVILGPKLAAELMEASEKIEEFVHGFTASGNPVGCAVALKAIDVILNEGLIDNVRALAPQFRARMDALLEMPNIGEARGIGLMGALEAVKDKDTKTPFGPEVSVSERIANRCTDNGLICRPLGQAIVLCPPFIITPSEMDHMFDMLEKSLREVFAEVA is encoded by the coding sequence ATGCCTCAGTTCGCCCCGAATTCCTGGGAAGCCCGCGCCGACGACAACGTGATGTACGGCTTCACCGACCTGCCCTCGCTGCACGCGCGCGGGCCCGTCGTGCTCACCCACGGCACCGGCATCAACGTGCATGACGTGCATGGCCGCTCCTATCTCGATGCGAACTCGGGCCTGTGGAACATGGTCGCCGGCTTTGACCACAAGGGGCTCGCGGAGGCCGCGAAGGCCCAGTACGACCGCTTCCCCGGCTACCACGCCTTCTTCGGCCGCCTGTCGGACAAGACGGTGGAACTGTCCGAGAAGCTCGTCGAGGTCTCGCCCTTCGAGAGCGGCAAGGTGTTCTTCACCAACTCCGGCTCCGAGGCCAACGACACGATGGTCAAGATGCTGTGGTTCATCAACACGGTGATGGGCCGCCCGGAGAAGCGCAAGATCATCACCCGCTTCAACGCCTACCACGGGGTGACGGCCGTCTCCGCCTCGATGACCGCGAAGCCCTACAACCAGTGGTTCGGCCTGCCGCTGGCGGATTTCGTGCACGTCGAATGCCCGCATTACTGGCGTGAGGGCCAGCCCGGCGAGAGCGAGGCGGCCTTCGTCGCCCGCCTCGCCGCGAGCCTGGAGAGCCGCATCCTCGCCGAGGGGCCGGAGACCATCGCCGGCTTCTTCGCCGAGCCGGTGATGGGCGCGGGCGGGGTGATCGTGCCGCCGATGGCCTATTTCCCGGCCGTCCAGGCAGTGCTGCGCAAATACGACATCCCGCTGATCTCCGACGAGGTCATCTGCGGCTTCGGGCGCACCGGCACCGTCTGGGGCTGCGAGAGCTTCGGCTTCCAGCCCGACGCGATCATCTCCTCCAAGAACCTCACCGCGGGGTATTTCCCGATGGGCGCGGTGATCCTCGGCCCGAAACTGGCGGCCGAGCTGATGGAAGCCTCCGAGAAGATCGAGGAATTCGTGCACGGTTTCACCGCCTCCGGCAACCCGGTGGGCTGCGCCGTGGCGCTGAAGGCGATCGACGTGATCCTGAACGAGGGGCTGATCGACAATGTCCGCGCCCTCGCCCCGCAGTTCCGCGCCCGGATGGACGCGCTGCTGGAGATGCCGAACATCGGCGAGGCCCGCGGCATCGGCCTGATGGGCGCGCTCGAGGCGGTGAAGGACAAGGACACAAAGACCCCCTTCGGCCCGGAGGTCTCGGTCTCCGAGCGCATCGCGAACCGCTGCACCGACAACGGGCTGATCTGCCGCCCGCTCGGCCAGGCCATCGTGCTCTGCCCGCCGTTCATCATCACCCCCTCGGAGATGGACCACATGTTCGACATGCTGGAGAAATCCCTGCGCGAGGTGTTCGCCGAGGTCGCCTGA